One genomic region from Hemiscyllium ocellatum isolate sHemOce1 chromosome 13, sHemOce1.pat.X.cur, whole genome shotgun sequence encodes:
- the LOC132821644 gene encoding alpha-1,4-N-acetylglucosaminyltransferase-like, translating into MKRCQTLTLFFLTLIVVIFLFTSPSIDNIFLRVNDFTIILANYSAKIISIGQWSENTVIVKRPHPSIEPGIMFLQTSTELNPSPLVMCSIESAARLNPNKRVYYFMKAFTGNVSAYREPEYKGIPLLSSFKNVIILPLNPKELFNNTPLAGWYVKVDPSKERHWLHVLADGCRLALLWKYGGIYLDSDIISLKPLEFRNFLCEQSSNYANNAALGFNRSHSFTKMCLRDFVDKYNGAAWGRQGPDLMTRMLKKWCGTDNLNNFRNKDCKGIMFLSNNWFYPVPYSNWGRFFRKNTWNNNNDTIEKEFSKTSGVHIWNYMIGHRKIEIKASRSLIEYFFSEYCPSTYKSLPSQIEKPAKN; encoded by the exons ATGAAAAGGTGTCAGACCCTTACCTTATTTTTCCTAACACTAATAGttgtcatctttctttttacaAGCCCCTCAATTGATAACATTTTTTTAAGAGTAAATGATTTTACAATCATTCTGGCAAACTATTCGGCTAAAATAATCTCCAttggccaatggtctgagaacaCGGTGATTGTGAAACGCCCACACCCAAGCATAGAGCCTGGAATTATGTTTTTACAAACCTCCACTGAACTAAACCCTTCCCCATTGGTCATGTGCAGCATCGAATCAGCAGCTAGACTAAATCCAAACAAACGAGTTTATTATTTCATGAAAGCATTCACTGGGAATGTATCTGCGTATCGAGAACCTGAGTACAAAGGCATCCCTCTGCTTTCTTCATTCAAGAATGTCATCATCTTGCCCTTGAATCCTAAAGAATTGTTCAACAACACACCCTTGGCTGGATGGTATGTGAAG GTAGATCCCAGCAAGGAAAGACACTGGTTGCATGTGCTAGCTGATGGCTGCCGGCTAGCCTTGCTGTGGAAGTACGGGGGCATCTATCTGGACTCGGATATCATTTCACTCAAACCCTTGGAGTTCCGAAACTTTCTCTGTGAACAGTCGAGTAATTATGCCAATAATGCAGCTTTGGGATTTAACCGCTCTCATTCCTTTACCAAGATGTGCTTAAGAGATTTTGTTGATAAATACAATGGAGCAGCTTGGGGCCGGCAGGGTCCAGACTTGATGACCCGAATGTTGAAGAAATGGTGTGGAACTGATAATCTCAATAACTTCCGCAACAAAGACTGCAAAGGGATTATGTTCTTGTCCAACAACTGGTTCTATCCAGTTCCATATTCTAATTGGGGAAGGTTCTTTCGTAAAAATACATGGAATAACAACAATGATACTATCGAAAAGGAATTCTCAAAGACTAGTGGAGTACATATCTGGAATTATATGATTGGTcatcggaaaattgaaatcaaagCAAGTCGATCTTTGATAGAATATTTCTTTAGTGAATACTGTCCAAGCACATACAAATCTCTCCCATCCCAGATAGAAAAACCAGCAAAAAATTAG